A section of the Leptotrichia sp. HSP-342 genome encodes:
- a CDS encoding GrdB-related putative oxidoreductase has product MKIVLFFDQIQSGTGGKEGANVELALEKGGIGSYMMFSEYIKNIGGTVLATTYCSDSYFKENQELVLEKMTGLLNKVKADILLCGPCFNYYNYAEMSSILAEHVKKETNCKPVVVCSEENKEIIDKYKNDLVMIKMPKKGGVGLRESLQNMAKVIKKVYDEDNLSEVNDYIYK; this is encoded by the coding sequence ATGAAAATAGTTTTATTTTTTGATCAGATTCAATCTGGAACAGGCGGGAAAGAAGGAGCTAATGTGGAACTTGCACTGGAAAAGGGTGGAATAGGTTCATACATGATGTTTTCAGAATATATAAAAAATATAGGTGGAACAGTACTTGCAACAACATACTGTAGCGACAGCTATTTTAAGGAAAATCAGGAGCTTGTCCTTGAAAAGATGACAGGTCTTCTGAATAAGGTAAAAGCTGATATTCTTTTGTGTGGGCCATGTTTTAACTATTACAACTATGCAGAAATGTCCTCCATTTTAGCAGAACACGTAAAAAAGGAAACAAATTGCAAACCTGTAGTTGTATGTTCAGAAGAAAATAAAGAAATAATAGATAAATATAAAAATGATCTGGTAATGATAAAAATGCCAAAAAAAGGTGGAGTAGGATTACGGGAATCACTTCAGAATATGGCAAAAGTAATTAAGAAGGTTTATGATGAGGATAATTTATCCGAAGTAAACGATTATATATATAAATAG